In Deltaproteobacteria bacterium, the genomic stretch CGGTCGTGTGCCCGACCCTCTACGGCTTCATCCCGCGGACCTACTGCGGCGAGGCGGTCGCGGCGCACGCGATCCCCGGCGGTCCGACGGTGACGCGCGGCGACGGCGACCCGCTCGACGTCTGCGTCCTCACCGACCGCGCGATCGCCCGCGGCGAGATCGTGCTGCAAGCGCGGCCGATCGGCGGGCTCCGCATGGTCGAGGCCGGCGAAGCCGACGACAAGATCATCGCCGTGCTCCTCGGGGATCCGACCTTCGGCGAGCTCGCCGACGTGCGCCAGCTGCCGCGCGCGGTCGTGGATCGCCTCCGCCACTACTTCCTCACCTACAAGACGATCCCCGGCGACGCGCCGGCCACGATCACGGTCGACCCGGTCTACGATGCCGCCGAAGCGCGCGCGGTGATCGTCGCGGCGCGCGCCGACTACGCGCGCCGCTTCCCGCCGGCGGCGACCTGAACGCTCGCGGCCGTTCGTCACCTCGGCCGGGCGTGGGCACCGACCGCCGCGAGCTCAGCCGCCGGGCCGGACCATCGCCAGCGCCGCGAGCAGCCGGTTGGTCTCGTCCTCGGTGCCGACCGAGATGCGGAGCGCGTCCCGCAGCCGATCCGTCGCGAAATGGCGGACCAGCACGCCGCGCTCCCGGAGAAGGGCCTGCACGGGCGCCTGGTCCTCGCCGGAGCGGCGCGCGAGGACGAAGTTCGCGGCCGACGGCAACACGTCGTAGCCGAGGCCCGCGAGCCGCTCCGTGAGACACGCCCGCGTCGCCGTGATGCGCGCCACGTTCCGCTCCATCCACGCGATCTCGACGAGAGCGGCGGTGCCGGCGGCGATCGCGACCCGGCTCAGGTTGTACGAGTCCTTCACCTTGGCGATCTCGGCGAGGAGGTCGGCGTGGCCGAAGAGCAGGCCGATCCGCATCCCGGCGAGCGAGAACGACTTCGAGAAGCTCCGCAGCACGACGACGTTGTCGTGGTCGGCGAGGAGCGGGAGCGCGGTCGAGCCCGGCGGCGCGAAGTCGACATAGGCCTCGTCGACGACCACCACGCCGCCGAACCCGCGGGCGAGCTCGCCGATGGTCGTGATCGGCGTCAGGCTCCCCGAGGGCGCATTCGGGTTGCAGATCATCATCAGCCGGCCTTCCGCCGCGAAGAGCGCCGGCGGCAGCGTGAAGTCGGCCGGAAACGGGATGGTGAGCGCGCGCCCCTCCTGGATCGTGACGAGCGTGTCGTAGAGGGAGTAGGTCGGCTCGGGATAGACGACGATGTCGTCGGGCCCGACGACGGCGCGCATGAGCATCGTGAGGAGCTCGTCGGAGCCGTTCCCGGCGAGGACCTGCTCGGGACGGACGCCGTAGACACGCGCGGCCTCCTCGCGGAGCGGCTTCGCGCTCGGCTCGGGATAGAGGCGGAGATCCGCGGACACCGCGGCCCCGGCGGCCGCGACGACGGCGGGCGCGGGTGGATACGGGTTCTCGTTGGTGTTGAGCTTCACCACCCGCCCCCCTTGCGGCTGCTCGCCGGGGACGTAGCCGTGCATGCGCTCGACGATCGGACGGACGCGGCTCACGCGCCGAGACTATGCCGGAACCGCGCCGTCGTCACTCGACGGCCTCGGTCGCGCCGTCATTGGGCGGCTTTGGATCGGACGGCCTTCTTGAGCAGGATCGGCCCCGGCCGGCTCGCGGGCGCCTCGGCGTGGTCGACGAGGTAGCGGTCGGCGATCGACACCGCCTGGCGCTTGCGATCGGGCATCTCGATCAGGACGTCGACGACCTGCTCCCAGCGCCCGCGATCGGCTGTCGCGAGCTCGAAGAGATCGATCGCGAGGTCGATGTCCTTCGTCTTGAGCGCCTTGTCGCCGCGCACGACCAGCTGCTCGCTCGGGATCGGCACGTGGCCGAGCTCGCAGACCCGCACCATGTCCTGGATGCGGCCCCGATCGAGCAACTTGTCGCGAAGGAGGCTCCAGTCCGCGAGCGCCACGACGTCGGCGTTCCGGGTGAAGAGCTCGAGCGCCTGATCGAGGTAGCCGCGCGACAGGTAGCGCCGGCCGACCAGGACGTCCGCTTGCTTCGAGGGCATGGGAAGAAACCTCCTTCGCGCAGCGGGCACTGCGCACGGCAAAAGGTAGAGCGGCCCTGCCTCCCATTCAAGACGAAAGATCGCCGGGCGCGCGCGCCAACGCAGACGCCACGCGCGCGTTCGCCATCGCGTTCCCACTGGCGCCGCCGCCGCCAGCGCGTTGAATTCACGCGCCTTCTGCGATAGCGCGAAGGAACCTCGCATGCCGTCCGAAAAAAATCGTGCGATCGTCTCCGTCGTCGGTCGCGACCAGAAGGGCGTGGTTGCCCGGGTCTCCACCTACCTCGCCGGCTGCAGCATCAACATCGAGGACATCGAGCAACGGGTGATGGAGGGGCTCTTCATCATGACGATGCGGGTCGATCTGACCGACCTCGCGCCGTCCCTCGACGAGATGATCCTCGGCCTCAAGAAGATCGGCGAGGACATGCACATGGAGGTGAGCGTTCGCCTCCACAGCACGCGCGAGCCGAAGCGCGTCGCCGTGCTGGTCAGCAAGGAGCCGCACTGCCTCGAGCAGCTGATCGCCGACCGCGGCGCCAACCTCTTGAACGGCGATCTCGTCGCCGTGCTCTCCAACCACGAGGTGCTGCGGCCGATCGCGGAGCGCGCCGGGCTGCCGTTCGAATCGCTCCCGGCGACCGACAAGCCCGCCCACATGGCGTTCCTGCTCGCGAAGCTCCGCGACGCCCGCGCCGACTACGTCGTCCTCGCGCGCTACATGCAGGTGCTGACGGCCGACGTGATCCGCCAGTACCCGAGCCGCATCATCAACATCCACCCCTCGCTCCTGCCGTATTACCCGGGCGCCAACGCCTACAAGCAAGCCTACGAGGAGGGCGTGCGCGTCTCCGGCTGCACCGCGCACTTCGTGACCGAGCAGCTCGACCAGGGACCCGTCATCCTGCAGGACGTCTTCCACATCCGGGTCGGCGAGGACACGCTCGACGAGGTGAAGGAGCGCGGCCAGGCCCTCGAGGGCAAGGTGCTCTCGCAGGCGCTGCAGTTGGTCCTGAACGAGCAGCTGGTCGTCACCGACAAGAAGGTGCTCTTCCGACCCGGGCGGCTGCCCGCCTGAGGCGGGCGTGGTGACGAGCCTCCTCTTCGCGGCGGTCGTCCTCGTGACCGCCGCCGCCTGGGTCCTGCGCGGCGCGGCGCGCCGGCGCGCGCGCGCCGCGAGCCGGCGCGGTCCGGGCACGTCGCTCGCCGAGGCGATCCCGGTGTCGTCCTTCGAGACGATCGACGAGACCGTGACCGCGCGACGCTGCCACTGCGGCGCCGGCATGCACGCGGTCGGCGAGGGCGCGCGCGAGCTCGACGGTCGGCGCTTCCGCTACGCGCGCGTCGAGTGCGATGCCTGCGAGGACGAGCAGGTGCTCTACTTCGACGTGACGACAGTCTTCCACTGATGGCGCGCGGCGACGCGACGAAGGCCGCGCGCGGCCGGACGAGGACGCGCTGGTCAGGAATCCGCGCCGACGGTCGTGCGCAGCCGCTCGCCGACGCGCGCCGCGATCGCGCCGACGCCGTTCGCCACGTCGACGAGCGCGGCGTACGCGAGCGCCGTCATGCTGACCGCCGCGAACGCGAGCGTCGACGGCAGCGCGGGGTGGATGCCGAACGGCAGCGACGGCACGCGGCGCGAGTAGACGAGCCGCAGACGCGGCCGCTCGCGGGAGGAGCCGACGGCGCAGCGCTGTCTCCTCCCGCGGCGAACGGCCGGCATGTGGTCGATCGTCGGACGCAGGCGGCTCGGGTCGTCGAAGCGCGGCATCGCGGATCTTGGCCAGCAAGGGCGGTGCCACCGGGCGGCGGCGCCGACCACGCACCCGCGCGGTAGAAATCCTCGGGATCCGCCGCGCGGGAGCGCCACGAATGTGACGCTTCGTTTGCGGATCGACGACGGAGTCGCAAGGATCACGACGATGCGGATCGCCGAGGGCCGTCTCTTCGCCTTGTTCTCGTTCGACGTCGGCTACGAGATCGATCTGGCGCGACTGCGCGCGGAGACTCCCGCGGGCGGAGCGACGAACGACCCTCGCAAGGAGGCGGCGCCGCCGCGCGTGCAGTACCCCTCGCCCGCCGTCGCGCTCGCGCTCGGCCCGCGCGAGGTCCCACTCGCCGGCCGCCGCGTCGGCGCCGAGGTGACGCTCCGCGCGCACGAGTTCGGCGCCGCCACGGTGGTGTTGGCGCTGCCGTTCGAGGGCGTCGACTGCGCCGTGGTGCCGACGCTCATGGCGAACCTGACGACCGCCAACGCGCTCGAGACGACCGCCCGCGCCGTGCTCGACGACGCGCTCCCCGCGTTGGCGGCGGCGATCACGCGCCCGGCCGCCGGCGGATTCGATCTCGTCGAAGACTACTATGTGGTCCAGGTGTCACGCTTCGATCCCGACGCCGACGCCCCGGCGCTCCTCGGGACGCACCGCGACCTCCTCGCGCGCATCGTGCACTGCGAGCCCCAACCGCTCTCGCCGAGCGAGACCGACGAGGTGCTGCGCACGGCGGTGACGTATCGCCCGCGCGATCTCGTCGTCACGGACTGGAACGTCGCACTCGTGTTCGACGAGGAATGGGAAGACGCGCTCGATGTGCTGGAGCTCTTGAACGTGCAGCTCCTCGAGCTGCGCTTCCTCGACGCGATGCTCGACCGCCGGATCGGCGCGCTCTGGGAGCACGTGAGCCGGCCGCGCCGGCTCTTCTCCTTCCGCCGCGAGGTGGTGCGGGTCCGCGAGCTGTCGGAGCTCCGCCTCGACACCGCGACGCTCCGCGAGCGGCTCGTGAACGCGGTCAAGCTCGTCGGCGACCTCTACCTCACCAAGATCTACGCGCGCACCGCCGAGCGCCTGCATCTGGAC encodes the following:
- a CDS encoding inorganic diphosphatase, yielding VVCPTLYGFIPRTYCGEAVAAHAIPGGPTVTRGDGDPLDVCVLTDRAIARGEIVLQARPIGGLRMVEAGEADDKIIAVLLGDPTFGELADVRQLPRAVVDRLRHYFLTYKTIPGDAPATITVDPVYDAAEARAVIVAARADYARRFPPAAT
- the hisC gene encoding histidinol-phosphate transaminase → MHGYVPGEQPQGGRVVKLNTNENPYPPAPAVVAAAGAAVSADLRLYPEPSAKPLREEAARVYGVRPEQVLAGNGSDELLTMLMRAVVGPDDIVVYPEPTYSLYDTLVTIQEGRALTIPFPADFTLPPALFAAEGRLMMICNPNAPSGSLTPITTIGELARGFGGVVVVDEAYVDFAPPGSTALPLLADHDNVVVLRSFSKSFSLAGMRIGLLFGHADLLAEIAKVKDSYNLSRVAIAAGTAALVEIAWMERNVARITATRACLTERLAGLGYDVLPSAANFVLARRSGEDQAPVQALLRERGVLVRHFATDRLRDALRISVGTEDETNRLLAALAMVRPGG
- a CDS encoding formyltetrahydrofolate deformylase, whose protein sequence is MPSEKNRAIVSVVGRDQKGVVARVSTYLAGCSINIEDIEQRVMEGLFIMTMRVDLTDLAPSLDEMILGLKKIGEDMHMEVSVRLHSTREPKRVAVLVSKEPHCLEQLIADRGANLLNGDLVAVLSNHEVLRPIAERAGLPFESLPATDKPAHMAFLLAKLRDARADYVVLARYMQVLTADVIRQYPSRIINIHPSLLPYYPGANAYKQAYEEGVRVSGCTAHFVTEQLDQGPVILQDVFHIRVGEDTLDEVKERGQALEGKVLSQALQLVLNEQLVVTDKKVLFRPGRLPA